A region from the Aphis gossypii isolate Hap1 chromosome 1, ASM2018417v2, whole genome shotgun sequence genome encodes:
- the LOC114130183 gene encoding lysophosphatidylcholine acyltransferase isoform X2 has product MSSETKLLIGSDMIASKDILNPFVHHLELTSTYDKFKTAFFTIVVLPVRIMAILVLLFIAWLLATIGLAGVSQTELSEKPLTGWRRYFRRWICFVGRSAYLAGGMNIVIKGVKASRREAPLLVIAPHSTFLDSCISYVTGFPSIIARIEDGLNPWVGRVINFTQPVYVRRDDPESRHNTIQEIIRRVKSDQDWPQILIFPEGTCTNRSCLITFKPGAFYPAVPVQPVLLRYPNKLDTVTWTWDGPGALKLLWLTMTQPTTTVEVEFLPVYVPSEYEKQNPKAFAEGVRNVMAKALAVPTADYTYDDCRVAVKAGQLGLPMTSNLITVERLRSRLGLTRIKIEDSALVKNMLSFQNRESQPVDLAEFANSLNVTAEDGSLVSLFKMHLENEHLSTIDFKKYLLAEYILQKATSKDDLIILAFKLYGEYFDKEMFEYVLNLVYNLPKSEASVIYNEMTDKPNEIKLSDYLNYGKKYPEKMESLQNHSKNSAHRTVTDFSSCGQSFHGAMDDNKKYQ; this is encoded by the exons aCTGCATTTTTCACTATAGTTGTTCTACCCGTAAGGATAATGGCAATTTTGGTGTTGCTGTTTATAGCTTGGCTGTTAGCAACCATTGGTTTGGCCGGCGTTAGTCAGACCGAATTATCAGAGAAACCACTTACCGGATGGAGACG ttatttccgTCGTTGGATATGTTTTGTGGGCCGTTCCGCGTACTTAGCCGGTGGCATGAACATTGTTATTAAGGGGGTTAAAGCTTCCCGCAGGGAGGCCCCCTTACTAGTCATAGCTCCTCATTCCACGTTCCTTGACTCTTGTATAAGTTACGTGACCGGTTTCCCTTCTATCATTGCGAGGATCGAGGACGGACTTAACCCTTGGGTCGGAA GAGTAATAAACTTCACACAGCCAGTGTACGTTCGGAGAGACGACCCAGAATCGAGACATAACACAATACAGGAGATAATTCGCCGTGTAAAATCTGACCAAGATTGGCCTCAG attttaatatttccggAAGGCACATGTACGAACCGATCGTGTCTGATAACGTTCAAGCCAGGTGCCTTTTATCCAGCAGTGCCCGTTCAACCAGTATTGTTACGGTACCCAAACAAACTGGACACCGTCACCTGGACATGGGACGGTCCTGGAGC ATTGAAACTCTTATGGTTGACTATGACGCAGCCGACTACGACGGTGGAAGTGGAATTTCTACCGGTGTACGTGCCCAGCGAATACGAAAAACAGAACCCAAAAGCGTTCGCCGAAGGTGTTCGTAACGTTATGGCCAA GGCATTGGCTGTTCCAACTGCAGATTACACGTACGACGACTGTAGAGTAGCCGTAAAAGCCGGTCAACTGGGTCTGCCGATGACCTCGAATTTAATCACCGTCGAAAGACTTAGAAGTCGACTAGG ATTGACGCGAATTAAGATCGAGGACTCGGCTCTGGTTAAGAACATGCTGTCGTTTCAAAACCGAGAGTCTCAACCGGTAGATTTGGCAGAGTTCGCAAACAGTTTAAACGTCACCGCTGAGGATGGTTCACTGGTCAGCCTCTTTAAAATGCATCTAGAG aatgaACATTTGTCGaccatagattttaaaaagtacttgTTGGCCGAATACATTTTGCAAAAAGCCACATCCAAAGacgatttaattatattggcTTTTaag TTGTACggtgaatattttgataaagaaATGTTCGAGTACGTGTTGAACCTCGTCTACAATCTTCCAAAATCTGAAGCATCTGTCATTTACAACGAAATGACCGATAAGCCGAATGAaatcaaattat CggactatttaaattatgggaAAAAGTATCCTGAAAAAATGGAGTCCTTGCAAAATCATAGTAAGAATTCGGCACACAGAACCGTAACAGATTTTTCTAGTTGTGGGCAATCGTTCCATGGCGCAATGGATGATAATAAGAAGTATCAATGA
- the LOC114130183 gene encoding lysophosphatidylcholine acyltransferase isoform X1, translated as MSSETKLLIGSDMIASKDILNPFVHHLELTSTYDKFKTAFFTIVVLPVRIMAILVLLFIAWLLATIGLAGVSQTELSEKPLTGWRRCVRSAVYVIVRLMFGAVGFHRVRTVGEQATRQQAPVLAVAPHSSFYDGLAAVVTGGPTIVAKEENSFIPIVGRVINFTQPVYVRRDDPESRHNTIQEIIRRVKSDQDWPQILIFPEGTCTNRSCLITFKPGAFYPAVPVQPVLLRYPNKLDTVTWTWDGPGALKLLWLTMTQPTTTVEVEFLPVYVPSEYEKQNPKAFAEGVRNVMAKALAVPTADYTYDDCRVAVKAGQLGLPMTSNLITVERLRSRLGLTRIKIEDSALVKNMLSFQNRESQPVDLAEFANSLNVTAEDGSLVSLFKMHLENEHLSTIDFKKYLLAEYILQKATSKDDLIILAFKLYGEYFDKEMFEYVLNLVYNLPKSEASVIYNEMTDKPNEIKLSDYLNYGKKYPEKMESLQNHSKNSAHRTVTDFSSCGQSFHGAMDDNKKYQ; from the exons aCTGCATTTTTCACTATAGTTGTTCTACCCGTAAGGATAATGGCAATTTTGGTGTTGCTGTTTATAGCTTGGCTGTTAGCAACCATTGGTTTGGCCGGCGTTAGTCAGACCGAATTATCAGAGAAACCACTTACCGGATGGAGACG CTGCGTCAGAAGTGCGGTGTACGTGATCGTCCGGCTTATGTTCGGGGCGGTTGGCTTCCACCGGGTCAGAACTGTTGGCGAACAGGCCACGCGACAACAGGCTCCCGTGCTGGCTGTCGCGCCGCACTCATCCTTTTACGATGGACTGGCGGCCGTCGTCACTGGCGGCCCAACCATCGTAGCTAAGGAAGAGAACTCGTTCATACCAATCGTAGGAA GAGTAATAAACTTCACACAGCCAGTGTACGTTCGGAGAGACGACCCAGAATCGAGACATAACACAATACAGGAGATAATTCGCCGTGTAAAATCTGACCAAGATTGGCCTCAG attttaatatttccggAAGGCACATGTACGAACCGATCGTGTCTGATAACGTTCAAGCCAGGTGCCTTTTATCCAGCAGTGCCCGTTCAACCAGTATTGTTACGGTACCCAAACAAACTGGACACCGTCACCTGGACATGGGACGGTCCTGGAGC ATTGAAACTCTTATGGTTGACTATGACGCAGCCGACTACGACGGTGGAAGTGGAATTTCTACCGGTGTACGTGCCCAGCGAATACGAAAAACAGAACCCAAAAGCGTTCGCCGAAGGTGTTCGTAACGTTATGGCCAA GGCATTGGCTGTTCCAACTGCAGATTACACGTACGACGACTGTAGAGTAGCCGTAAAAGCCGGTCAACTGGGTCTGCCGATGACCTCGAATTTAATCACCGTCGAAAGACTTAGAAGTCGACTAGG ATTGACGCGAATTAAGATCGAGGACTCGGCTCTGGTTAAGAACATGCTGTCGTTTCAAAACCGAGAGTCTCAACCGGTAGATTTGGCAGAGTTCGCAAACAGTTTAAACGTCACCGCTGAGGATGGTTCACTGGTCAGCCTCTTTAAAATGCATCTAGAG aatgaACATTTGTCGaccatagattttaaaaagtacttgTTGGCCGAATACATTTTGCAAAAAGCCACATCCAAAGacgatttaattatattggcTTTTaag TTGTACggtgaatattttgataaagaaATGTTCGAGTACGTGTTGAACCTCGTCTACAATCTTCCAAAATCTGAAGCATCTGTCATTTACAACGAAATGACCGATAAGCCGAATGAaatcaaattat CggactatttaaattatgggaAAAAGTATCCTGAAAAAATGGAGTCCTTGCAAAATCATAGTAAGAATTCGGCACACAGAACCGTAACAGATTTTTCTAGTTGTGGGCAATCGTTCCATGGCGCAATGGATGATAATAAGAAGTATCAATGA